The Acidipropionibacterium virtanenii DNA segment TGTTCCTCGTGGCGGCCCTGCTGTTCATCATCATCAACTACGCCCTGAGCAACTTCGCCGAGCACCTCCAGGACCGGATGCGCAGGCGCCGCGGCGGGCATGTCGTGACCATCGAGGAGGCCCACCAGGGCTCCTTCCTCGCCGACGAGGGGGCCCTCGAGGAGGCGGTGGACCAGCACCGGGCTGATTGACGGAGGAGCCGACCCCTCCACGTCGCTTCGCTCCTTCCTCCCCGATGCACCGGCAATTTCTCTCTCCCGAACCCCGGATCGGGCGTCACCGACAACGGCTCGGCGGTTCTGGAACGAGAAAATGTCGGTGCCCCGTCGGGGGCCGGTAGACTCCGGGGACGTTCCCACACGTTCCCACAGGAGGCTACAAGATGTACCCCGCCGAACGGCACAAGTGGCTCATCGACACCGCCGCCGATGAGGGGCGCGTCTCCGTCTCCCGGGCCTCCGAGGAGCTGGGCGTCGTCCCCGAGACCATCCGCCGGGATCTCGAGACCCTCGCCTCCCAGGGGCTTCTCCGCCGGGTCCATGGCGGGGCGATACCTGCCAGCTTCGACACGCTCGGGGACCAGCCGCTCGACACCCGCGACTCCTCGGCGGTCGCCGAGAAGGAGGCCATCGCCCGGGCGGCACTCGCCTACCTGCCCGACGGCCGGGGCTCCGTCGTCCTGGACGCCGGCTCCACGACCGGCCGTTTCGCCGCACTGGTGCCCGCCTCCTCGCGGCTCACCGTCTTCACGGACTCCGCCCCGATCGCATCGGTGGTGGCCGCCCGCACCGCCTGCGACGTCCAGCTCATCGGGGGGCGCGTCCGATCCACCACCCAGGCCACCGTCGGCAACAGCCGCGAGATCGAACGGCTACGCGTCGACGTCGCCTTCATCGGCACCAACGGCGTCTCATTCAGCCACGGCTTCTCCACCCCCGATATCGAGGAGGCCGCCACCAAAGCGGCCATGGTCGCCTGCGCCCACACCGTCGTGGCACTGGTGGACTCCCGCAAGATCGGTGCCGAATCGACCGCGCGCTTCGCCGAGATCTCCGACATCGACGTCCTCATCACCGACGACGCCATCACCGACCGCCAACGACAAGGCCTCGAGCAGGAGGGCCTGACGGTGGTCGTCGCTGTGTCTTGACGGGGCAACCCCTCTCCGCTCGCCAGGGCTCGCTGGCCCCACGAACGGGTGAGCGACGCCTCAGAAGTCCCACTCGTGATTCGGGTCCGTCAGCGCGGCAGCGGTCTCCTCGACGCTGCGCAGATCCTTGAACGGGGACGAGGTGGCCAACTTCACCACGGATTCGAGCCCCATCGCCAGCGCAGCCATATTGTTCGTCTCCAGAGCATCGTCGACGACCGAGAACAGCCTGTTGAAGTTCTCCGATCTCTCGTCGAATGATCGGTCCAGATAGTTCTGCAGCAGGTCCTGCTGGGCCCTGATGTTGGCAATGGCGATATCGCGCTGGGCGGCGATCCCCACCCGCTTCGTGACCTGAACCTCCTCGAACTTGCGCACCTCGCCGGCCATCATCACCAGGCCGAGCACCGCGTCGACCACCTGGGTCGGGTCTTTGATCGTGTCATCCGCCAGCTCCTTGACGTCAGCCATCACGCCGGCGGAAAAGGCTGCCCCATCCTCAAAGGCTGCGTCGTCCTCGGTGGGCACCTCAACCTGCGGCACAGGTGACGCGCCTTTCCCATCGGCCGCGGGTGACGCATCGCTCCCGTGCGCTGCGACCTGCTCCTTCACCCAGGCTATTCCTTGATCACCGAACTCCTGATACAGGAAGGTCACGACTTTCTTGAAATCTTGGTTCACTGCTACACCTCTGTGTTCAGAACGTTCTTGACGTGGACGGTGACGGACAGGCTTTCATCGGTGAGCTCGCCGTCCTGACCCAGCAGCGGAACCTGAGCGAGCTCCACCATCGTCTTGATCAGAATCCCGCACTGGTTGAAGACCGCGGCATGGTCGGCGTCGGCGGGGTCGAACACGGGAACCAGGCCCTCGAGGCGGACGAGCAGGGGCATCAGCCGTTCACGGAGCTCATTGGTCACCCCGGTGAGTTCGTCGACACGGCGAAGGATCCCGTCCATGACGATCCACGCGCTCTCCAGGCCGGTGACGGCCAGAGCGACGTCCTCCTCGTGGATCTTCGCCTCGGTGAGCTTCTGCGCGTAGTGGGCGGACAGGATGGTGCCCGCGGCCAGAAGGGCGACGCCGACGGTGACAGTTGCGGTCGTCGCAGCCAGGACCGCGGTGCCGGCGGCGACGCCACCGCCTCCGGCGGCCAGGCTGCCCCCACCGAGCCACGCCAGGACGGCGTTCGACGCCGCCGCTCCTGACAGGGTCGAGATCGCGGTACCGGTTGAGGCAGCCCCGATCGCCGTCACACCGCCCATGACCAGGGCGGGCGTACCCAGAACCGCGGCAGCGCCCAATGCACCCGTGGCCGCCGTGGCCCCCAAAGTCTTGCTGACGGTCATATCGAGGGCGCCCATGGACTCGATGGCCTGGGTACCGATGCCGATCCCGTCGAGCAGCTCGTACTCCTTGGCACGGTTCTTCTGCTTGAGTGCCTCGAGGATCACCAGGAACTTCCCCAGGGTCTCATGCAGAGCCGTGAGTCGCAGCCGGCCGAACTCGTCGATGCGCTCCTTGAGCTGATCGCGACGCTCACCGGTGAGATCCTCGGCGGCACTGGCGTAATCCTCGCAGATCTGCTTGATCTCCGCGGAACTCCGACGATCCTGAAATCCTTGGACCCCCGAAGCGGTCTTGCCGATCTTCGCCATCGTGTGACCGCTCGCCCTGAAGGTATCGGCGTCGACACCCTGCACAGCTTCCTTCGTCCGGTGCGCGGCCCGCCCGAAAGCGGCACCGTAATCGAACCCGGTGATCCTCCTGCCGGTTTCAGCCGCCGCATGCCCGGCCGACGACGTCGCTTCGGCGACGTCCTCCTTGCGAATTCCGCTGACCCGCTTCCAGGTCTTCCCGATCCGGTCCGCGGCCTGCTTCGCTACGGCCTGAGCGTCATCGAGACCGATCTTCCCGTCTCCGGTCACATCAAGCCGATCCGGAACCGAGCGGACCCCCGACCAGACCTGGTCGGCCAACGTCTCCCTGTCGATCCCCTCCTCGGCAGCCTTCTCGGCTGCGTACTGCTCGACCGTGAAATCCGGGAAGTCACGCTCCAGCAGCGCCTCGAACGCAGTCCTCGCGGCGCGGTAGCGCTCGTCGGGAGAGACGGCCGTCAACGAGTCCTGGGACTCACCCGCTGTGTTGTCATCAGGAGTCAAGGCGCACCTCACCGCATCGTTCGTGCCGGATGCCTGGAGATCCCGAAACGGCGTCCGCACCCGACTGCTCGGACGACAGTCTGTCACACAGCCCCGGGGCAACGCGGAGACAGAGCTGGAGCCACGAGGACGCAAGGCCGCATCCCTCCTCAGCTCTCGCCCTGACTCGCCGCCCGTTCGACCGGGTCAGGTGCGCGAGTCGTGGCCCGCGCACCGGGTCCCTCCTTCATAATCGGAGGGAGCGATCCCGCCAGCATGTGAGAACTAGTTGCTTTCTCTCCCCGAATCCCATATATTCCAACATGTTCCCACATGCGGAATGCCACAGATGCGCGGCGACCACCCAACGATGCGAGGACGTCATGATCGTCACAGTCACCCCCAACCCCAGCCTGGATCGCACCGCGGGCCTCCCCGGACCGATCGTCCGCGGCCAGGTGCATCGATTCTCCGGTTCGACAGTCGTCGCCGCCGGCAAAGGGGTCAACATCTCCCGCGGGCTCCACGGGGCCGGAGTACCCACCACCGCCGTCGTTCCCGCGGCCGGCAACGACCCGCTGCTGGTCGGGCTCCTCGCCGACGGGGTCCCCACCATGGGCGTGCCGGTCTCCGAGCCGGTGCGCGTCAACCTGACCGTCACCGAACCCGACGGCACCACCACCAAGTTCAACGAGCCCGGCGCACACCTGTCTCCCGACGAGCTGACAGCCTTCGAGGACGCCGTCCTGGCCGCCGCCGACACCGCCGACTGGGTGGTGATGGCCGGCTCCCTGCCGCCCGGGATGCCGACCGACTGGTACGCCCGGATGGTGCCGCGGATTCGCGCGCACGGCGCCCGGATCGCGGTCGACACCTCCGACTCCCCACTGGTGGCACTGGCCTCCAACCTTCCCGAGTCGGCCCCGGACCTCGTCAAGCCCAACTCCGTCGAGCTCGCCCAGCTGTGCGGCGGCGACGGAAACGCCATGGAGGCCGAGGCGGCCGCAGGATCGTTCGGGCCGGTCATCGGCGCCGCACGCGACCTCATCGGCTGGGGCATCGCCGAGGTGATGGTCACTCTCGGCGGCGCCGGGGCCCTGCTCGTCCACAAGGACGGCGCCTGGCACGCCGTCGCCGAGCCCGTGGAGGTCAGGTCCACCGTCGGTGCCGGGGACTCCTCCCTGGCCGGCCTGCTGCTGGGCCGCTCCCTGGGACTTGACGACGCCGGATGCCTGCGCACCGCGGTGAGCTGGGGTTCCGCGGCGGCGTCGCTGCCCGGTTCCACCACCCCGACCATCGACCTGGCGTCCTCCATCGAGGTCACCGTCAGGCAACTCCCCTAGAACCTGTCCCCCTCTCGGGGGACAGCACCACCGGACGGCGCCACCCCGGAGCCGTCCAACCAATCCCGGATTCGGAGAGGAATCCCTGATGTCGGACTCACTCATCGATCCGCAGATCGTCGTCCTGGACGTCGACCTGGGATCTACAAAGCAAGATGTCATCAGATCGCTGGCCGGCGTGGTCGGCGAATCGGGTCGCGCCGACGGCGAGGGCCTGGCCCGCGACGCCATGGCGCGCGAGGAGCTGGCTCCCACCGGCATGCCCGGCGGCTTCGCCATCCCGCACTGCCGCTCGGAGGCGGTCAATCAGCCGTCGCTGGGCTTCGCGCGCCTGAACCCCAAGGTGGACTTCGGCGGGCCCGACGGGCCGGCCGATCTGGTCTTCATGATCTGCGGGGCGGAGGGCGCCGGCGAGGACCACATGAAGCTCCTCACCAAGCTCGCCCGTGCCCTCGTCAAGGCCGATTACGTCGAGCAGCTGCGGCAGGCCCCCGACGCCGACGCCGTGGTCTCCCTGATCCGCGGGGTCATCGAGCCCTCCGAGGCGCCCGCATCCGCACCCGCTCCCGCACCGGCCTCGGCCCCCGAGCCGGCCGACGCCGGCGACCTGGTCCACGTCGTCGCGGTGACCGCCTGCCCCACCGGCATCGCCCACACCTACATGGCGGCCGACTACCTCACCGACGCCGGCAAGGAGATGGGGGTCGACGTCAAGGTCGAGCCGCAGGGCTCCACCGGCGTCGAGCCCCTCGACGACGCCGACATCGCCAAGGCCGACGCCGTCATCTTCGCCACCGACGTCGGCGTGCGCAACAAGGCGCGGTTCGCCGGCAAGCCGGTGATCGAGTCCGGCGTCAAGCGCGCCGTCAACGAGCCGAAGAAGATGATCGAGGAGGCCGTCGCGGCCGCCAAGAATCCGCACGCCCACCGGGTGGCGGCCGATGACGGCGGGGCCGAGGAGGGTGGAGACGACAAGTCCCAGCTCAGCTGGGGCAAGCGGATCCAGCAGGCGCTGATGACCGGCGTCTCCTACATGATCCCGTTCGTCGCCGCCGGCGGACTGCTCATCGCCCTGAGCTTCCTGGTCGCGGGCTTCCAGGTGTCGTTCATCTCCGAGTACGTGATGGGGAACTTCTCGATCACCCACCTGCCCTCATTCGCGGACCTGCAGGCTGCGACCAGGCTCGCCGACGCGCCGTTC contains these protein-coding regions:
- a CDS encoding DeoR/GlpR family DNA-binding transcription regulator codes for the protein MYPAERHKWLIDTAADEGRVSVSRASEELGVVPETIRRDLETLASQGLLRRVHGGAIPASFDTLGDQPLDTRDSSAVAEKEAIARAALAYLPDGRGSVVLDAGSTTGRFAALVPASSRLTVFTDSAPIASVVAARTACDVQLIGGRVRSTTQATVGNSREIERLRVDVAFIGTNGVSFSHGFSTPDIEEAATKAAMVACAHTVVALVDSRKIGAESTARFAEISDIDVLITDDAITDRQRQGLEQEGLTVVVAVS
- a CDS encoding 1-phosphofructokinase family hexose kinase; translation: MIVTVTPNPSLDRTAGLPGPIVRGQVHRFSGSTVVAAGKGVNISRGLHGAGVPTTAVVPAAGNDPLLVGLLADGVPTMGVPVSEPVRVNLTVTEPDGTTTKFNEPGAHLSPDELTAFEDAVLAAADTADWVVMAGSLPPGMPTDWYARMVPRIRAHGARIAVDTSDSPLVALASNLPESAPDLVKPNSVELAQLCGGDGNAMEAEAAAGSFGPVIGAARDLIGWGIAEVMVTLGGAGALLVHKDGAWHAVAEPVEVRSTVGAGDSSLAGLLLGRSLGLDDAGCLRTAVSWGSAAASLPGSTTPTIDLASSIEVTVRQLP
- a CDS encoding PTS fructose transporter subunit IIABC, with protein sequence MSDSLIDPQIVVLDVDLGSTKQDVIRSLAGVVGESGRADGEGLARDAMAREELAPTGMPGGFAIPHCRSEAVNQPSLGFARLNPKVDFGGPDGPADLVFMICGAEGAGEDHMKLLTKLARALVKADYVEQLRQAPDADAVVSLIRGVIEPSEAPASAPAPAPASAPEPADAGDLVHVVAVTACPTGIAHTYMAADYLTDAGKEMGVDVKVEPQGSTGVEPLDDADIAKADAVIFATDVGVRNKARFAGKPVIESGVKRAVNEPKKMIEEAVAAAKNPHAHRVAADDGGAEEGGDDKSQLSWGKRIQQALMTGVSYMIPFVAAGGLLIALSFLVAGFQVSFISEYVMGNFSITHLPSFADLQAATRLADAPFTLAQISSLNHAGFLIFLGSALNVIGNLAFSFLVPALAGYIGFALADRPGIAPGFVAGAIAVFMSAGFLGGLIGGLIAGLIAMWIASWTVPKWLRGLMPVVIIPLLTSLITGLLMLFVLGRPIALLMKAMTNGLANMPASLTVVLGIILGLMMCADLGGPINKTAYLFATAGLSVTDEASMKVMAAVMAAGMVPPLAMALSTVLRPKLYTKAEQENGTAAWLLGASFISEGAIPFGAADPGRVLPSMMVGGAVTGAISMGLGAASKAPHGGIFVFFAIDRFWAFALAIIAGAVVSGLLVTFLKSRGAAKKESTKEVTASAAA